The Polaromonas sp. SP1 DNA window GGCCACGCACATCGAGGCCGCATCGGGGTACTGCACCAGGCAGCCGGCCATCTCCACCGCCTGCTGGGCCTTGTTGCGGTCGTCAAAATCGATGGCCGAAAACGGCAGCACCAGCGGGCGCAGCGGCGTGACCTCGCGGTCGTAGGCCGTGGGGTTGAGCAGCACCAGCTGGCCGGTGGGGTGGCGCAGCTTGGCCGCGATCTGCGCCTGGTTTTTGCGAAACCCGTCCTGGTAGTTGCGGTAGCTGCGTTCTTTTTCGTCCTGCAACACGGCGAGCGCCAGCGCCACGGTGGCCAGACCCAGCAGCAGGAAAGCACCGCGAAAAAATACCCGCAGTCCGAAGGGCACGCGCGCCGGCAGCAGGCGCTCGACATCCTGGCGCGTGGGCAGCTTCATGCCTTGCCTTTGCCGCGCGGGGCCTCTGCCGCCTCGGCCCAGCGAAAGCCGCGCATGGGCACGTTTTCAATGCCGTCAAACGTGGCGTCGATTTCACGGAAGGCGTCGCGGATGGTGCTGACGTGCTTGCGGATGTTGTCGCGGTTGCGGCCGCTCTTGACCACCTGGTAAAGGTCGTCGTAGCTGACCACCTCGCCGCGGCGCGCATGCAGCGCCGCCAGGATGCGCTGCGCCGTCAGCGGCAGGTTCACGCGCTGGCCGCGCCAGATGGCGGTGTTCTGGCGCAGCGGGTCCAGCTGCAGCTCCTGGCTGTCGGCGGCAGGGGCTTTGCCCGTGGGTTTGGCCTTGGCGGTGCGCAGGATGTCGAGGAAGGTTTCGATGAAGTCGGCTTCTTCAAACGTGGTTTTTTGCAGGTAGTCCCAGGCGTCCAGCGCCTTCATGATGCTGCGGTAAATGGCGGCCGGCATGGCCGACACCACCAGCACCGGTGTGCCGTGCTGCTGCTTGTTGATGGCGTTGATGATGGCCACGCCGGCATGGCGTTCGCGGCCCAGTTCGATGTCCAGCACCACGGCGTCGTAGTCTTCGCGGGCCACGGCAGCTTCGGCGTCGTCGCGGTTGAACCACTGGTCGACCTGGATGCCCGGGCGGGCCGATTCAATCCATCCCTTGAGCTGGTTGCTCATGGGCAAGTCGTCTTCGATCACGGCAATTTTGGTCATGAGGCGTCAGGAGTCGTCAGGAGTCGTCAGGAGGATGGGGTGCCGCCATTATGGGTGTGGCCTGCCTCTCACCGTGTGAGTGTTTCTTCCGTTGGCGGAGGCTTGCCGCCGCCCAACCGCGCAAAGACACCGCATGAACGCATTGAATGCTCCGGGCCCGATTCGAACAATGGAGGCCAGAGAAAGCGCAATCCGCGCCTCTCACCAAAACCACCGGAGGAACCATCATGAGCCCACGTCTTAGCCGCATCGCCGAACGCATTTCCGCCATCTTTGCCAGGGGGGTGCACGGCACCCGCCGCATCGCCGCCAACGGTGTGCGGCGCGCCGCCAGCGCCAGCGGCCTGATGATCGCGACCGCCGCCGTGGCGGCCGCCGGCTACCTGTTGTGGGTGCATCCCCCTGTCGAATCGGTGCAGCGCGGCGACGTGGCCATCCGCACCAACCAGCTGACCGGCAACGTCGACGAGTTCCGCGAAGGCTCGCTGCTGTTGTTGCCTGGCCTGCATGAAGTGCGCATGTTTTCGCTGCGCGACCAGGTCTACCGCCCCGAAGGCAGCAGCCGGGCCGACGGCCCTTCGCCCTTCCAGTCGATCGAAGGCATGTCGCTGGGCGTGGACCTCACGGTGCGTTATGCGCTGGACCCCGCCAAAGTCAACGCGCTGTCGAAAAACCTGCCCGACGACATCGCCGGCCAGATCGTGCAGCCCGCCGTGCAGGGCGTGATCTACAAGACCTTCACCCGCTACACCGTGCGCGAGATTTTCTCGAGCAAGCGTGCCGAGATCCAGCAGCTCATCGAAGCGGAGCTCAAGCCCAAGCTGGCGGCCGACGGCATCCTGCTGCGCACGGTTCAGATGGGCAAGGTGGACCTGCCCGCCGACTACCGCCAGGGCATGGACAAGCTGCTCGCCGAAGAACTTGCGACCGAAAAAATGCGCTACACCATCGCCTTGAAAGAAAAGCGCGTAAAGGAAACCGAGCTGGATGCCTTGGCCGAAAAGGTGCGCCGCGAAACCAATGCGCAAGCCGCCGCCAGCGAGCAGGTGATTGCCGCCAGGGCGCAGGAAGAAGCCATGAAACATGTCCTGCCCTTCAAACAAAAGCAGATCGAGCAGCGCCAGCTGGAAGCCGAAGCCGACAAGCAGTCGCGCATCCGCACGGCCGAAGGCAGCGCGCAGGCCAGGCGCATCGAAGCCTCGGGCGAGGCCGATTCTCGCCAGAAGCTGGCCGACGCCGAAGCCTACCGGCTGGACCGCGTGGGCAAGATCAACAGCGAGCAGATGGCGCGTGAAGGGGTGCTGATCACGCGCCACCCGCTGCTGATCCAGAAGACCATGGCCGACAAGCTCAGCGACAAGATCACCGTGATCATCGCCCCGCCTTCCACCGACGGCGGCTTTGTCGGCGCGGGCCTGCTGGGCGGCGCGCCCAAGGCCGGCCGCACCGTGGCGCAAGCCCCCCGCGGCGCCGACACGCAAGACAACCAGGAAGCCGAATAATGATCACCACCGCACTCCTCACACTGGCCATCGTCACGCAAGACCAGGCCACCCTGCGCGCCGCGCCCCGTGATTCAGCCGCGCAGCAGGCCGCGCTCTGGCAAGGCGACTCGCTCGAGATCCGCGGCCAGCGCATGGACTACCTGCAGGTGTACGAC harbors:
- a CDS encoding response regulator transcription factor; its protein translation is MTKIAVIEDDLPMSNQLKGWIESARPGIQVDQWFNRDDAEAAVAREDYDAVVLDIELGRERHAGVAIINAINKQQHGTPVLVVSAMPAAIYRSIMKALDAWDYLQKTTFEEADFIETFLDILRTAKAKPTGKAPAADSQELQLDPLRQNTAIWRGQRVNLPLTAQRILAALHARRGEVVSYDDLYQVVKSGRNRDNIRKHVSTIRDAFREIDATFDGIENVPMRGFRWAEAAEAPRGKGKA
- a CDS encoding SPFH domain-containing protein translates to MSPRLSRIAERISAIFARGVHGTRRIAANGVRRAASASGLMIATAAVAAAGYLLWVHPPVESVQRGDVAIRTNQLTGNVDEFREGSLLLLPGLHEVRMFSLRDQVYRPEGSSRADGPSPFQSIEGMSLGVDLTVRYALDPAKVNALSKNLPDDIAGQIVQPAVQGVIYKTFTRYTVREIFSSKRAEIQQLIEAELKPKLAADGILLRTVQMGKVDLPADYRQGMDKLLAEELATEKMRYTIALKEKRVKETELDALAEKVRRETNAQAAASEQVIAARAQEEAMKHVLPFKQKQIEQRQLEAEADKQSRIRTAEGSAQARRIEASGEADSRQKLADAEAYRLDRVGKINSEQMAREGVLITRHPLLIQKTMADKLSDKITVIIAPPSTDGGFVGAGLLGGAPKAGRTVAQAPRGADTQDNQEAE